In a genomic window of Shouchella clausii:
- a CDS encoding carbohydrate ABC transporter permease translates to MTLTWRKKLLFYLLLTVSAFVLFAPAILAFLMSFMTSADTLTGKVIPSVWTFDNYIQAFQRFPLLNYLLNSLIVSLVIMVGQLILSSLAAYAFVFLTFKGRDMLFFLFVATMMIPFEASIIPNFQTIRELGLVNTYPGLTLPFFAMAFGTFLLRQTFKQIPVELKEASEILGMGDFKFYLTVVLPMARTSLVTLGIYGFLTSWNMYLWPLLATTDDTVRTVQIGLKQLQSQETLNQWGVVMAGAVIVILPTLILLFLGQKKLQQGLAEGALK, encoded by the coding sequence ATGACGTTGACATGGCGTAAAAAGCTTCTTTTTTATTTGCTTCTCACCGTTTCTGCTTTTGTGCTATTTGCACCAGCGATTTTAGCATTTTTGATGAGTTTTATGACAAGCGCAGACACACTGACAGGTAAAGTGATCCCATCGGTGTGGACGTTCGACAATTATATTCAAGCGTTTCAACGGTTTCCGCTGTTGAATTACTTGTTGAACAGTTTGATTGTTTCGCTCGTCATTATGGTCGGCCAACTAATTCTATCAAGCTTAGCTGCTTATGCGTTTGTGTTCTTAACGTTTAAAGGCCGGGATATGCTGTTCTTTTTATTTGTGGCGACGATGATGATTCCGTTTGAAGCGTCGATCATTCCGAATTTCCAGACGATCCGTGAATTAGGGCTTGTCAATACGTATCCTGGTTTGACATTGCCGTTTTTTGCGATGGCATTTGGGACATTTTTGCTGCGGCAGACGTTTAAGCAAATTCCCGTTGAGCTAAAAGAGGCGAGTGAAATTTTAGGAATGGGCGACTTTAAGTTTTATTTAACGGTTGTCTTGCCGATGGCACGTACAAGCCTTGTCACACTTGGCATTTATGGCTTTCTGACTTCTTGGAATATGTATTTGTGGCCGCTTCTTGCCACTACTGATGACACCGTCCGGACTGTGCAAATTGGCTTAAAGCAATTGCAATCGCAAGAAACGTTAAACCAGTGGGGCGTTGTCATGGCAGGGGCAGTCATTGTGATTCTCCCGACGCTAATCTTGCTGTTTCTCGGCCAGAAGAAATTGCAGCAAGGCCTAGCTGAAGGAGCGCTTAAATAA
- a CDS encoding carbohydrate ABC transporter permease, protein MTEPYVYVPEQTSTAKKGKRSTRHFAKGMLFLFPSLFLFTVFLFYPMIRTLYLSFFLTDNRGMATVFVGFENFMRIFTSDLFLKSLTSTFLFVLYTVPGTILISLFLAIIANERLRGIGIFRMVFSSTMGISVAAASVFWLFLFHPSIGFLNQLLGWLNVGSIGWLTDPKWALFSVSVSTIWMNIGFTFLILLGGLQSIDRYLYESADIDGASYFYKLRRITIPMLSPTLFFVVTVTMINAFQTFGQIDMLTRGGPQNETNLIVYSIYREAFVNYQYGTASAQAVVLFAIILLMTIVQFKLGEKKVHYQ, encoded by the coding sequence ATGACGGAACCGTATGTCTATGTACCTGAACAGACAAGCACCGCGAAAAAAGGAAAACGCAGTACTAGGCATTTTGCCAAAGGCATGCTGTTTTTATTTCCTTCTTTGTTTTTGTTTACTGTGTTTCTGTTTTACCCAATGATACGGACGTTGTATTTAAGTTTCTTTCTGACAGATAACCGCGGAATGGCAACGGTCTTTGTCGGTTTCGAGAATTTCATGCGTATTTTTACATCAGATCTTTTTTTAAAATCACTCACATCGACCTTTTTATTTGTGCTTTACACGGTGCCAGGAACGATTCTCATCAGTTTGTTTTTGGCTATTATCGCCAATGAGCGGCTAAGGGGAATCGGTATATTTCGGATGGTGTTTTCTTCGACGATGGGCATATCAGTAGCGGCAGCATCTGTATTTTGGCTGTTTTTGTTCCATCCTAGCATCGGTTTTTTGAACCAGCTGCTTGGCTGGCTGAACGTCGGCTCAATCGGATGGCTAACAGATCCGAAATGGGCGTTATTTTCTGTTTCTGTCTCAACGATTTGGATGAATATAGGCTTTACATTCCTCATTTTGTTAGGCGGTTTGCAGTCCATTGACCGCTACTTGTATGAAAGTGCCGATATTGACGGCGCCAGCTATTTTTACAAATTAAGGCGGATTACCATTCCAATGTTATCGCCGACGCTGTTTTTTGTTGTCACTGTCACCATGATTAATGCGTTCCAGACATTTGGGCAAATTGACATGCTCACTAGAGGTGGACCGCAAAATGAAACGAACTTGATCGTTTATTCCATTTATCGGGAAGCTTTTGTCAATTACCAATATGGAACCGCCAGTGCGCAAGCAGTTGTGTTGTTTGCGATCATCTTGCTTATGACGATCGTGCAATTTAAGCTTGGCGAAAAGAAGGTGCATTACCAATGA